A single region of the Pseudomonas granadensis genome encodes:
- a CDS encoding anti-sigma regulatory factor gives MTVRSSGTQPILIEQDVVLARQTTRKLATECGMRLIDLTKLVTAVSELARNTMVYGGGGDMDWQILEENGRVGLRLTFRDEGPGIPDIKLAMTDGWTSGSGLGLGLTGAKRLVNEFELDTEPGKGTRITITRWT, from the coding sequence CCAACCCATTCTCATTGAACAGGACGTGGTGCTGGCCCGCCAGACCACGCGCAAACTTGCCACCGAATGCGGCATGCGCCTGATCGACCTGACCAAACTGGTGACCGCCGTCAGCGAGCTGGCGCGCAACACCATGGTCTATGGCGGTGGCGGCGACATGGACTGGCAGATCCTCGAGGAAAACGGCCGGGTCGGCTTGCGTCTGACGTTTCGCGATGAAGGCCCGGGCATCCCCGACATCAAACTGGCGATGACCGACGGCTGGACCTCCGGCAGTGGCCTGGGCCTTGGCCTGACCGGTGCCAAGCGGCTGGTCAATGAGTTCGAACTCGACACTGAGCCCGGCAAAGGCACGCGCATAACGATCACCCGATGGACATGA
- a CDS encoding response regulator produces the protein MNRDIRLLIVDDNAATRYALRRRLERHGYTVLEAGTGSDGLALIESEALDALILDVNLPDMSGFDIVRLLRADPRTALLPVIHVSAASIQTGDIITGLDAGADAYLIHPVDPDVLLATLRTLLRVRDTENALRESEARFREIFANVSAPIAVLDASLEVHECNHAFAQLIVDNRNPLALQECFAEDQSAILDELRMRLVDGERWKGTLNMRVQGEICETQWQISPYRRPELSLVFVEDVTEHRHRERSHLAQLDDTTTQLAKEVAERVRAEAQLLQVQKMDALGKLTGGIAHDFNNLLTGIITSLELIQKRIADERLDKVQFYTEAALNSAMSAASLTHRLLAFARQQPLDTRPVDINEHVRSLEELLVRTIGERITLKLELTNKPAIALVDPVQLESAVLNLVINARDALPSGGNIWVNTYAAYSHGDPNLADGAYVALSVRDDGTGIEHNVIDKVFEPFFTTKPLGQGTGLGLSTIYGFARQSGGDAHIRSVARRGTEVTIMLPGTNDPTGADTPAPLPDATGSGEHVLIVEDMATVRLFVTEVLEDAGYRCTQAVDVESALERLQNDPSIQLLLTDVGLPRMSGRELADVARGWREGLPILFMTGYAETALNRQVFLGTGMDMLVKPFQINELLDKVRRTLDGGLS, from the coding sequence ATGAATCGTGACATCCGCCTGCTGATCGTCGATGACAACGCTGCTACCCGTTATGCCTTGCGCCGGCGCCTCGAGCGCCACGGTTACACGGTGCTGGAAGCCGGCACCGGCAGCGACGGGCTGGCCCTGATCGAGAGCGAAGCGCTCGATGCGTTGATCCTCGACGTTAACCTGCCGGACATGAGCGGTTTCGATATCGTTCGCCTGCTGCGTGCCGACCCGCGTACGGCGCTGCTGCCAGTGATCCACGTGTCGGCGGCATCGATCCAGACCGGCGACATCATCACCGGTCTCGACGCGGGCGCCGATGCCTATCTGATTCACCCGGTCGACCCCGACGTGCTGCTCGCCACGCTGCGCACCTTGCTGCGGGTACGCGACACGGAAAACGCCTTGCGCGAAAGCGAAGCGCGCTTTCGCGAAATCTTCGCCAACGTCTCGGCGCCGATTGCGGTGCTCGATGCCAGCCTTGAAGTGCATGAGTGCAACCATGCGTTCGCCCAACTGATCGTCGACAACCGTAACCCGCTGGCCCTGCAGGAATGCTTCGCCGAGGATCAATCGGCGATTCTTGACGAATTGCGTATGCGCCTGGTGGACGGCGAGCGCTGGAAAGGCACGCTGAACATGCGCGTGCAGGGTGAGATTTGCGAAACGCAGTGGCAGATCTCGCCCTATCGCAGGCCAGAACTGAGCCTGGTGTTCGTCGAGGATGTCACCGAACACCGCCACCGTGAGCGCTCGCACCTGGCGCAACTGGACGACACCACCACGCAACTGGCCAAGGAAGTCGCCGAGCGCGTGCGCGCCGAAGCACAATTGCTGCAAGTGCAGAAAATGGATGCGCTGGGCAAGCTCACCGGCGGCATTGCTCACGATTTCAACAACCTGCTGACCGGGATCATCACCAGCCTTGAACTGATTCAGAAGCGCATCGCCGATGAGCGTCTGGACAAAGTGCAGTTCTATACCGAAGCGGCATTGAACTCGGCGATGAGCGCAGCATCGCTGACCCATCGCCTGCTCGCATTTGCCCGCCAGCAACCACTCGACACAAGGCCGGTGGACATCAACGAGCACGTTCGCTCGCTGGAGGAACTGCTGGTGCGCACCATCGGCGAGCGCATCACCCTCAAGCTGGAACTGACCAATAAACCGGCGATTGCCCTGGTCGACCCGGTGCAGCTGGAAAGCGCAGTGCTGAACCTGGTGATCAACGCCCGCGATGCCCTGCCCTCGGGCGGCAATATCTGGGTGAATACGTACGCCGCCTATTCCCATGGCGATCCGAATCTGGCCGATGGCGCGTACGTGGCCCTGTCGGTGCGTGACGATGGCACTGGCATCGAACACAACGTGATCGACAAAGTGTTCGAACCGTTCTTCACCACCAAACCGCTGGGTCAGGGCACCGGGCTGGGCCTGTCGACGATTTACGGTTTCGCCCGCCAGTCTGGCGGTGACGCGCACATTCGCAGCGTTGCCCGGCGTGGCACTGAAGTGACCATCATGCTCCCCGGCACCAACGACCCGACCGGGGCCGACACACCGGCGCCCTTGCCCGACGCCACAGGCAGCGGCGAGCACGTGCTGATCGTCGAAGACATGGCCACGGTGCGGTTGTTCGTCACCGAAGTGCTGGAAGATGCCGGTTATCGTTGCACTCAGGCGGTCGATGTCGAATCGGCGCTGGAGCGTTTGCAGAATGATCCGTCAATTCAATTGCTACTGACCGACGTCGGCCTGCCGCGCATGAGCGGGCGGGAACTGGCCGATGTCGCCCGCGGCTGGCGCGAAGGCTTACCGATCCTGTTCATGACCGGCTACGCCGAAACCGCGCTCAACCGCCAGGTGTTCCTTGGCACGGGCATGGACATGCTGGTCAAACCGTTCCAGATCAACGAACTGCTCGACAAGGTTCGCCGCACGCTGGATGGGGGCCTGAGCTGA
- a CDS encoding ATP-binding protein, with protein MNIAGSLTQVLPIEDSSQIGHARRTAQKLAEQHGFDENDAGRVALVATELTSNVLKHAQRGEFHLRVLARPGNGFGIEMQTVDRAQGFDLDACLADGFSTGGTQGIGLGAVSRQTDAFDVYADHRGAVLLARIFPRGDRQADIRFGVSQHSLHADPACGDVWHLAYEASRISALVIDGLGHGEDAERAALAGARAFAREPFADPVRLMEDLHQDMLGTRGGAVAFAQFDSQRNGLTFAGVGNIGASLLDPEKSRGLASHPGIVGAQYRKAKPFDYAHVNGHLLIMYSDGLQSRWNLKDYPGLVHRHPAVIASVLHRDFCRGRDDVTVLVVALEASHG; from the coding sequence ATGAATATTGCCGGGTCATTGACCCAGGTTTTGCCGATCGAGGACAGCAGCCAGATCGGCCACGCGCGGCGCACCGCGCAGAAACTCGCCGAGCAGCATGGTTTCGATGAAAACGATGCCGGCCGTGTCGCATTGGTTGCGACGGAACTGACCAGCAATGTGCTCAAGCATGCCCAACGCGGTGAGTTTCACCTGCGGGTACTGGCGCGGCCGGGCAACGGCTTTGGCATTGAAATGCAGACGGTAGATCGGGCTCAGGGTTTTGATCTCGACGCGTGTCTGGCCGATGGCTTTTCCACCGGCGGCACGCAAGGCATTGGCCTGGGGGCGGTATCTCGGCAGACCGACGCGTTCGATGTCTACGCTGACCACCGTGGCGCCGTGCTGTTGGCGCGGATCTTCCCACGCGGTGATCGTCAGGCGGATATCCGTTTTGGCGTCAGCCAGCATTCGCTGCATGCCGATCCTGCGTGCGGCGATGTCTGGCACCTGGCGTATGAAGCCTCGCGGATCAGTGCGCTGGTGATTGACGGCCTGGGTCATGGCGAAGACGCCGAACGTGCAGCGTTGGCCGGGGCCCGGGCGTTTGCCCGAGAGCCGTTTGCCGATCCGGTGAGGTTGATGGAAGATCTGCATCAGGACATGCTCGGCACCCGTGGCGGCGCTGTGGCGTTCGCCCAGTTCGACAGTCAGCGCAATGGCCTGACGTTCGCCGGTGTCGGTAATATCGGCGCCAGCCTGCTCGACCCGGAAAAATCGCGCGGCCTGGCCTCGCACCCCGGCATCGTCGGTGCTCAGTACCGAAAAGCCAAACCTTTTGACTATGCTCACGTGAACGGACATTTATTGATCATGTACAGCGACGGCTTACAGTCCCGTTGGAACCTGAAAGACTACCCCGGCCTGGTGCATCGCCATCCCGCCGTGATAGCCAGCGTGTTGCACCGCGACTTTTGTCGTGGCCGCGACGACGTTACGGTGCTGGTCGTCGCGCTGGAGGCCAGTCATGGCTGA
- a CDS encoding sensor histidine kinase — MAESTDLSHAEQLALIEQLQRETTALREELDETNQGVLALYAELDTQAEELRQASDLKSRFLSYMSHEFRTPLGSILSINSLLADELDGPLSPEQHKQVAFVSTAARELSDMVDDLLDLAKIEAGRITISPAWFDMFDLFSALRGMFRPIVDASAVDLIFEEPRGLPRLYTDDKKLGQILRNFISNSLKFTTRGEVRVSARMEGEDRVRFAVSDTGIGIAAELHDTLFEDFSQVDSPLQKRLRGTGLGLSLCKRFAALLGGEVGVESTPGVGSTFFVIIPLAIALENVDES; from the coding sequence ATGGCTGAATCGACCGATTTGAGCCACGCCGAACAGCTCGCGCTGATCGAGCAGTTGCAGCGCGAAACCACGGCGCTGCGCGAAGAACTCGATGAAACCAATCAGGGTGTGCTGGCGCTGTACGCCGAACTCGACACCCAGGCCGAAGAGCTGCGGCAGGCTTCGGATCTGAAAAGCCGTTTCCTGTCGTACATGAGCCACGAGTTCCGCACGCCGCTGGGTTCGATTCTGAGCATCAACAGCTTGCTGGCCGACGAACTCGACGGGCCCCTCAGCCCGGAACAGCACAAGCAGGTGGCCTTCGTCAGCACCGCTGCCCGCGAACTGAGCGACATGGTCGATGACCTGCTTGATCTGGCGAAGATCGAGGCTGGACGCATCACCATTTCTCCCGCCTGGTTCGACATGTTCGACCTGTTCTCGGCCCTGCGCGGGATGTTCCGGCCGATCGTCGATGCCTCGGCGGTCGACCTGATTTTCGAAGAACCGCGTGGCCTGCCGCGCCTGTACACAGACGACAAGAAGCTCGGGCAGATTCTGCGCAACTTCATCTCCAACTCGCTGAAGTTCACCACTCGCGGCGAAGTGCGGGTGTCGGCGCGCATGGAAGGCGAAGACCGTGTGCGCTTCGCCGTCAGCGATACCGGCATCGGCATCGCGGCGGAGCTGCATGACACCCTGTTCGAAGATTTCTCTCAAGTCGATTCGCCGTTGCAGAAACGCCTGCGCGGCACCGGTCTGGGCCTGTCACTGTGCAAGCGATTTGCCGCGTTGCTGGGCGGCGAAGTCGGCGTAGAAAGTACGCCGGGCGTCGGCTCGACGTTCTTTGTCATCATCCCGCTGGCGATCGCTCTGGAGAACGTCGATGAATCGTGA
- a CDS encoding excinuclease ABC subunit UvrA: MTSKRSSKAPAGMVRVRGAREHNLKNVDVDIPRDALVVFTGVSGSGKSSLAFSTLYAEAQRRYFESVAPYARRLIDQVGVPDVDSIEGLPPAVALQQQRGTPSTRSSVGSVTTLSSLIRMLYSRAGSYPPGQPMLYAEDFSPNTPQGACPECHGLGRVYEVTEALMVPDPNLTIRQRAVASWPLAWQGQNLRDILVTMGIDVDIPWKKLPKKQRDWILFTEETPTVPVYAGLTPKETRVALKRKMEPSYQGTFTGARRYILHTFTHSQSALMKKRVSQFMLGSPCPLCEGKRLKREALSVTFAGHDIGALSQMPLLQLAEVLRPVAAADYLEQAEESSDTLSHAQTREARQQRVAHGASGHASAPDVRHTPNLSLEKRIAAQRIAEDLLERVSTLTDLGLGYLALERSTPTLSSGELQRLRLATQLGSQLFGVIYVLDEPSAGLHPADGEALFEALQRLKADGNTLFVVEHDVETMRRADWLIDVGPAAGEKGGQVLYSGPPAGLAEVELSQTRPYLFGEAQRPPRAARKPSAWLKLEGITRNNLNNLSAEFPLGCFTSVTGVSGSGKSSLVSQALLELVGAQLGRPTVEAEPEELSLEDDAPQISGGQVTAGLESIKRLVQVDQRPIGRTPRSNLATYTGLFDNVRKLFAATDAARTEGYDAGQFSFNVAKGRCATCEGEGFVSVELLFMPSVYAPCPTCHGARYNPQTLAIVWQGLSIAQVLQLTVDEAVTVFAEQPAIRRSLEVLRDIGLGYLRLGQPATELSGGEAQRIKLATELQRNQRGATLYVLDEPTTGLHPRDVDRLLEQLDTLVTAGHTVIVVEHEMRVVAQSDWVIDIGPGAGDQGGRIVAAGTPQKVAVSKKSKTAAFLARALIG, translated from the coding sequence ATGACTTCCAAACGCAGCTCCAAAGCGCCCGCCGGCATGGTCCGCGTTCGCGGCGCCCGCGAACACAACCTGAAAAACGTCGATGTCGACATTCCGCGCGACGCCTTGGTGGTGTTCACCGGGGTGTCCGGTTCGGGCAAATCATCGCTGGCGTTTTCGACGCTGTACGCTGAGGCGCAGCGGCGCTATTTCGAATCGGTGGCGCCTTATGCTCGGCGTCTGATCGATCAGGTCGGCGTGCCGGATGTCGACTCCATCGAAGGCCTGCCGCCCGCCGTCGCTTTGCAGCAACAGCGCGGCACGCCGAGTACGCGTTCTTCGGTAGGCAGCGTGACCACGTTGTCGAGCCTGATCCGCATGCTCTATTCGCGCGCCGGCAGTTATCCGCCGGGGCAACCGATGTTGTACGCCGAGGATTTTTCGCCGAATACCCCGCAGGGCGCCTGCCCGGAGTGTCATGGGTTGGGGCGGGTTTATGAAGTCACCGAGGCGCTGATGGTGCCGGATCCGAACCTGACCATCCGCCAGCGCGCCGTGGCGTCCTGGCCTCTGGCGTGGCAGGGACAGAACCTGCGCGACATCCTCGTAACCATGGGTATCGATGTCGACATTCCATGGAAAAAACTGCCGAAAAAGCAGCGCGACTGGATTCTGTTCACCGAAGAAACCCCGACGGTTCCGGTGTACGCCGGGCTGACCCCGAAAGAAACCCGCGTCGCCCTCAAACGCAAGATGGAACCGAGTTACCAAGGCACGTTTACCGGCGCCCGTCGCTACATCCTGCACACCTTTACCCACTCGCAAAGTGCGCTGATGAAAAAGCGCGTTTCGCAGTTCATGCTCGGCAGCCCGTGCCCGTTGTGTGAAGGCAAACGCCTGAAGCGTGAGGCGTTGTCGGTGACGTTTGCCGGGCATGACATCGGTGCGTTGTCGCAGATGCCGTTGCTGCAACTGGCAGAGGTGTTGCGCCCGGTCGCGGCGGCGGATTATCTCGAGCAGGCTGAAGAAAGCAGTGACACCCTCAGTCATGCGCAAACCCGCGAGGCCCGCCAGCAGCGCGTGGCCCACGGCGCCAGCGGTCATGCCAGCGCGCCGGATGTGCGGCACACGCCGAACCTGTCGCTGGAGAAGCGCATTGCCGCGCAGCGCATCGCCGAGGATTTGCTGGAGCGAGTCAGCACCCTGACCGATCTGGGCCTTGGTTATCTGGCGCTGGAGCGCAGCACGCCGACGCTGTCTTCCGGAGAGTTGCAGCGCTTGCGCCTGGCGACGCAATTGGGCTCGCAGCTGTTCGGGGTGATTTACGTGCTCGACGAGCCCTCCGCCGGCCTGCATCCGGCCGATGGCGAGGCGCTGTTCGAGGCCTTGCAGCGTCTGAAGGCGGATGGCAACACGCTGTTCGTGGTCGAGCATGATGTTGAAACCATGCGCCGCGCCGACTGGCTGATCGACGTCGGCCCGGCTGCGGGCGAGAAGGGCGGTCAGGTGTTGTACAGCGGCCCGCCGGCCGGTCTGGCCGAGGTCGAGTTGTCGCAGACCCGGCCCTATCTGTTCGGCGAAGCGCAGCGTCCACCACGCGCCGCACGCAAACCCTCGGCGTGGCTGAAACTTGAGGGCATCACCCGCAACAATCTGAACAATCTCAGTGCCGAATTTCCGTTGGGCTGTTTTACCTCGGTGACCGGCGTTTCCGGCTCCGGCAAGTCGAGTCTGGTCAGTCAGGCCTTGCTCGAACTGGTCGGTGCGCAACTGGGGCGGCCGACGGTGGAGGCCGAGCCGGAAGAACTCAGCCTCGAAGACGATGCACCGCAGATCAGCGGCGGCCAGGTCACAGCGGGGCTGGAATCGATCAAGCGTCTGGTGCAAGTCGATCAGAGGCCGATTGGTCGCACGCCACGCTCCAATCTGGCGACCTATACCGGGCTGTTCGATAACGTACGCAAATTGTTTGCCGCCACCGATGCGGCGCGCACCGAGGGTTACGACGCCGGGCAGTTTTCTTTCAACGTCGCCAAGGGCCGCTGCGCCACTTGCGAAGGTGAGGGGTTTGTCAGTGTCGAGTTGCTGTTCATGCCCAGCGTTTACGCGCCGTGCCCGACCTGTCATGGCGCGCGCTATAACCCGCAGACCCTGGCGATTGTCTGGCAAGGCTTGAGCATCGCTCAGGTGTTGCAATTGACCGTCGATGAGGCAGTCACGGTGTTTGCCGAGCAACCGGCAATTCGCCGCTCGCTGGAAGTGCTGCGCGATATCGGCCTCGGTTACCTGCGCCTCGGCCAGCCGGCCACCGAATTGTCCGGCGGTGAAGCGCAGCGCATCAAACTCGCCACCGAATTGCAGCGCAACCAGCGCGGCGCGACCTTGTATGTGCTCGACGAACCGACCACCGGATTGCACCCGCGCGATGTCGACAGGCTGCTGGAGCAACTGGATACGCTGGTGACGGCAGGGCACACGGTGATCGTCGTCGAGCATGAAATGCGCGTGGTCGCGCAGAGTGACTGGGTGATCGACATCGGCCCGGGCGCCGGGGATCAGGGCGGCAGAATCGTCGCCGCCGGCACACCGCAAAAAGTTGCCGTCAGCAAGAAAAGCAAAACGGCGGCGTTTCTCGCACGTGCCCTGATCGGGTAA